Proteins encoded together in one Passer domesticus isolate bPasDom1 chromosome 6, bPasDom1.hap1, whole genome shotgun sequence window:
- the GPR135 gene encoding G-protein coupled receptor 135, which translates to MMPLWSAVPRPRCCSVGAPLRRRRVQLGRAGPGRFPGQRRPSDVSGRGGRQRRGRQRRGRQRRGRAMRLRMEPAAAVPGNLSRGGGGGNESGGAGSGGAAAGWSAAALASQAAALLLIFALSALGNGAVVLVIARHRQLRTVTNAFVLSLSLSELLGALLCLPLAFLSLLSRPPGAWLFGQRLCLASAALHAGLGIAATLTMALLSFDRYCAIVRQPRHKMGRRRAAQLLAAVWLAALALAGPWYGLAGEGRREARPGAYRCVYVLPWGSSRLGPPYGAALIVLCYLLPFAVMCFCHFNICRAVRLAESRVRPLTTYGHLLRAYGEMRTATTVLIMIVSIICCWGPYCILGLAAAAGRLPFSPTMDAVASGMAWANGAINPLIYAARNPNISVLLRRSREGGYRTRNNMVAYLSVPGRRPEPRSRAERVRERYINRQSGPPGSAVSSSSPASGGEVAMWACKTPAVLFCRDGQPDTVSEAALKAKAGAIDTSL; encoded by the coding sequence ATGATGCCGCTGTGGAGTGCGgtcccccggccccgctgctgctctgtgggggctccgctccgccgccgccgggtccagctgggccgggccgggccgggccggttCCCCGGGCAACGGCGGCCGAGCGACGTCAGCGGCCGGGggggccggcagcggcggggccggcagcggcggggccggcagcggcggggccgggccatGAGGCTGCGCATGGAGCCGGCGGCGGCCGTGCCGGGAAACCTctcccgcggcggcggcggcggcaacgagagcggcggggccgggagcggcggaGCGGCAGCGGGGTGGTCGGCGGCGGCGCTGGCCTCGCAAGCGGCCGCGCTGCTGCTCATCTTCGCCCTCTCGGCGCTGGGCAACGGGGCGGTGGTGCTGGTGATCGCCCGGCACCGGCAGCTCCGCACGGTCACCAACGCCTTCGTGCTGTCGCTGTCGCTGTCGGAGCTGCTGGgcgccctgctctgcctgccgcTGGCCTTCCTCAGCCTGCTCAGCCGCCCGCCCGGCGCTTGGCTCTTCGGGCAGCGCCTGTGCCTGGCCAGCGCCGCCCTCCACGCCGGGCTGGGCATCGCCGCCACGCTCACCATGGCCCTGCTCTCCTTCGACCGCTACTGTGCCATCGTGCGCCAGCCCCGGCACAAGATGGGCCGGCGGCGCGCCGCGCAGCTGCTGGCCGCGGTCTGGCTGGCCGCCCTGGCGCTGGCCGGGCCCTGGTACGGGCTGGCGGGCGAGGGCCGTCGCGAAGCCCGCCCCGGCGCCTACCGCTGCGTCTacgtgctgccctggggctcctCGCGGCTCGGGCCGCCCTACGGCGCTGCCCTCATCGTGCTCTGCTACCTGCTGCCCTTCGCCGTCATGTGCTTCTGCCACTTCAACATCTGCCGGGCGGTGCGGCTGGCCGAGAGCCGCGTGCGGCCGCTCACCACCTACGGGCACCTGCTGCGCGCCTACGGCGAGATGCGCACGGCCACCACCGTGCTCATCATGATCGTCTCCATCATCTGCTGCTGGGGGCCCTACTGCATCCTGGGgctggccgccgccgccggccgcctGCCCTTCTCGCCCACCATGGACGCCGTGGCCAGCGGGATGGCCTGGGCCAACGGCGCCATCAACCCGCTCATCTACGCCGCCCGCAACCCCAACATCTCGGTGCTGCTGCGGCGCAGCCGGGAGGGCGGCTACAGGACTAGGAACAACATGGTCGCCTACCTGTCGGTGCCGGGCCGCCGGCCGGAGCCGCGGAGCCGGGCCGAGCGGGTCCGGGAGCGCTACATCAATCGGCAGAGCGGCCCCCCGGGCAGCGCCGTGTCCTCGTCCAGCCCGGCCAGCGGGGGAGAGGTGGCCATGTGGGCCTGCAAGACTCCCGCGGTGCTCTTCTGCCGCGATGGGCAGCCGGACACTGTCTCGGAGGCCGCCCTGAAGGCCAAGGCGGGCGCCATCGACACCAGCCTCTGA